Proteins from a genomic interval of Tissierella sp.:
- a CDS encoding CHAP domain-containing protein, with the protein MKRDKIARIAKLEAQKCFHGNVMGLESNIEPIINLFPKWSLENWDGKWCAAFVYYCCIKAGFNIPVRFPNENVKCNFAGCSAWESWASLPENQFYYMVDNNFFPGKGDIVIYNNVFVNEPHDHIGIVLEDFDDYIIAAEGNIGNVSGIVIRKKNKNIRGYIRIPNDYTFIR; encoded by the coding sequence ATGAAAAGAGACAAGATAGCTAGAATTGCGAAGTTAGAAGCGCAGAAGTGTTTTCATGGTAATGTTATGGGTCTGGAGTCAAATATAGAGCCAATAATTAATTTATTTCCTAAATGGTCATTAGAGAACTGGGATGGGAAATGGTGTGCTGCATTTGTTTATTATTGCTGCATCAAAGCTGGGTTTAATATTCCTGTAAGATTTCCTAATGAAAATGTAAAATGTAATTTTGCAGGTTGTTCTGCATGGGAATCTTGGGCAAGTTTACCTGAGAATCAATTTTACTATATGGTTGATAATAATTTTTTCCCAGGAAAAGGAGATATTGTAATATATAACAATGTCTTTGTAAATGAACCTCATGATCATATAGGTATAGTTTTGGAAGATTTTGATGACTATATAATTGCTGCAGAAGGTAACATCGGGAATGTATCCGGTATTGTAATAAGAAAAAAGAATAAGAATATTAGGGGTTATATTAGAATACCTAATGATTATACCTTTATAAGATAA
- a CDS encoding GNAT family N-acetyltransferase, producing the protein MLKVDNSNTINNYNVITYEECPSFSGIVEGECKGDLWVDDIEDPHIAIVNSYAVGSFAFLGNIINDDEYMKLYNYTRNDIFNFLKQKEVSCFEFSIESDNLKPYILKMFEDKIIESETEYSFRKTEGISINYSLPDGFHIQKVDYEFWEEINRGHYKNADLITTRLLESWGSFDNFIAKSIAFCIVYSESIVSVILGTGRFRNIIPIDIETDDDFTHRGFGYYLTVEFVNECINKGLIPQWDCVESNPISKRLAEKAEFEFLRENKVYWFDI; encoded by the coding sequence ATGTTAAAAGTAGATAATTCAAATACAATAAATAATTATAATGTTATTACATATGAGGAATGCCCAAGCTTTTCAGGGATTGTAGAGGGTGAATGCAAGGGGGATTTATGGGTTGATGATATTGAGGACCCCCATATAGCAATTGTAAATTCATATGCTGTAGGTAGTTTCGCATTCTTAGGCAATATTATTAATGATGATGAATATATGAAACTATATAATTACACAAGAAATGATATTTTCAATTTTCTTAAACAAAAAGAAGTTAGTTGTTTTGAATTCTCTATAGAAAGTGATAATTTAAAACCATATATTCTAAAGATGTTTGAGGATAAGATAATTGAGAGTGAAACAGAATATTCGTTTAGGAAAACAGAAGGGATCAGTATAAATTATTCTTTACCAGATGGATTTCACATTCAAAAGGTTGATTATGAATTTTGGGAGGAAATAAACAGAGGTCATTATAAAAATGCAGACCTTATAACTACAAGATTGTTGGAATCTTGGGGGAGCTTTGATAATTTCATTGCCAAAAGTATTGCATTCTGTATTGTATATTCAGAAAGTATTGTTTCTGTTATATTAGGAACTGGGAGATTTAGAAATATTATTCCAATTGATATTGAAACTGATGATGATTTTACACATAGAGGATTTGGTTATTATTTGACAGTTGAATTTGTGAATGAATGTATAAATAAAGGGCTAATTCCCCAATGGGATTGTGTAGAATCCAATCCCATTTCTAAGAGATTAGCAGAAAAAGCGGAATTTGAATTTTTAAGGGAGAATAAAGTATATTGGTTTGATATATAA
- a CDS encoding GNAT family N-acetyltransferase, with protein sequence MKQVIGLKYEIRRAVLDDASSLANIIVESWKSAYTDMIPEDEIVKYLDKQRRQEQFERFITDEEVILICICEGTPCGLVFANKDNDEQLIECGSIYSMYFLEDYWGKGLSTKLMVEVINILRSKGCKQVSLWVYEANLRARHFYENCGFIFDGTKKHSHFSNKPIELRYIKQI encoded by the coding sequence ATGAAACAGGTGATTGGATTGAAATACGAGATTAGAAGAGCTGTATTAGACGATGCTTCGTCTTTAGCTAATATCATTGTTGAGAGTTGGAAATCAGCTTATACTGATATGATACCAGAGGATGAAATAGTTAAATATTTGGATAAACAACGAAGACAAGAGCAATTTGAGAGATTTATCACAGATGAAGAAGTAATTCTTATTTGCATATGCGAAGGGACACCATGTGGATTAGTATTTGCAAATAAAGATAATGATGAACAATTAATAGAGTGTGGATCTATTTATTCTATGTATTTTCTTGAGGATTATTGGGGTAAAGGATTATCTACTAAGCTTATGGTAGAAGTTATAAATATATTGAGATCTAAAGGCTGCAAGCAAGTTTCACTATGGGTCTATGAGGCTAATTTGAGAGCAAGACATTTTTATGAAAATTGTGGATTCATATTTGATGGAACAAAAAAGCATAGTCATTTTTCTAATAAGCCAATTGAATTAAGATATATAAAACAAATATAG
- a CDS encoding GNAT family N-acetyltransferase, with protein MELKLKDLTPDNWREINALKVKTEQQKYVAENIAILARAFAYRLDNSKVHVVCAGDISIGLIMQRNWLNENKLICILDQFMIDGRYQGKGFGKKAMQLWLSMIKSEGKYDSIELCFIEGDIAAENMYKNLGFIRRPELDDGDELVMVYKL; from the coding sequence ATGGAATTAAAATTAAAAGATCTCACTCCAGATAACTGGAGGGAAATAAATGCTTTAAAGGTGAAAACAGAACAACAGAAATATGTAGCAGAAAATATTGCTATTCTTGCGAGAGCTTTTGCCTACAGGCTAGACAATAGTAAAGTTCATGTTGTATGTGCTGGTGATATTTCAATTGGATTAATTATGCAGCGTAATTGGTTAAATGAAAATAAACTAATATGTATATTAGATCAGTTTATGATAGATGGTCGTTACCAAGGGAAAGGTTTTGGTAAGAAAGCAATGCAATTATGGCTGTCCATGATTAAATCAGAAGGTAAATATGATTCTATTGAGCTTTGCTTTATTGAGGGAGATATTGCAGCAGAGAATATGTACAAAAATCTTGGATTTATTAGAAGACCTGAGTTGGATGATGGAGATGAACTTGTGATGGTTTACAAGTTATGA
- a CDS encoding methyltransferase domain-containing protein, with protein sequence MQPNESKSKLWNGALEYLKKSRYSWWNEDYLEFLIEKVWKITEAVSVIDFGCGIGFLGEILLPLLPEGSSYTGVDIGDKLLEEAKRIFEDKKYETHFIYADVCDFETEKKYDIAISQAVFQHIENPIPVLERMKDSVVEGGLVIAMDVSRDMNSSALYIDGFDYSKLNLLGIEQKLRRNILEETNKDFEIGLKLPVHMKKIGLKNVDIRLNDYVQCFDSIDSDYIEQYEAFTTGQYEKLFTEDMKDSFIKNIVSKGLTQEEAEKLFYGQQEITSFIHKNRNNISVVKSMCMLISYGYSFV encoded by the coding sequence GTGCAACCAAATGAGTCTAAAAGTAAATTATGGAATGGAGCATTAGAATATTTGAAAAAATCAAGGTATTCATGGTGGAATGAGGATTATCTTGAATTTTTAATTGAGAAGGTATGGAAAATTACAGAAGCAGTATCAGTTATTGATTTTGGGTGCGGAATAGGTTTCTTAGGTGAAATATTATTGCCCTTATTGCCTGAGGGAAGTTCTTATACAGGTGTAGATATTGGAGATAAATTATTAGAAGAAGCTAAAAGAATATTTGAAGATAAAAAATATGAAACACATTTCATCTATGCTGATGTATGTGATTTTGAAACTGAGAAAAAATATGACATTGCCATATCTCAAGCAGTTTTTCAACATATTGAAAACCCCATTCCAGTGCTAGAAAGAATGAAAGATTCTGTTGTAGAAGGTGGACTGGTGATTGCAATGGATGTAAGTAGAGATATGAATAGTTCAGCTCTGTATATAGATGGTTTTGACTACAGTAAGTTGAATTTACTTGGAATAGAGCAGAAATTACGAAGAAACATTTTAGAAGAAACGAATAAAGACTTTGAAATAGGATTGAAACTTCCAGTACACATGAAAAAAATTGGTCTTAAAAATGTAGATATACGGCTAAATGATTATGTTCAATGCTTTGACTCCATTGACAGTGACTATATAGAGCAATATGAAGCATTTACAACAGGCCAATATGAGAAATTATTCACTGAAGACATGAAAGATAGTTTTATAAAGAACATTGTTAGTAAGGGGCTAACGCAGGAAGAAGCGGAAAAACTCTTTTATGGACAACAAGAGATTACATCATTTATACATAAAAATCGTAATAATATTTCGGTTGTAAAAAGCATGTGTATGCTAATTTCATATGGTTATTCTTTTGTGTGA
- a CDS encoding AAA family ATPase, whose amino-acid sequence MFLLQMAGFPGSGKSTMAQLIAKHTNSIVIDRDVIKSPMLNAGIKDQLLADASYLVTFDLAAYYLSKGISVIIDTPCYYQETVDKGLELCKEYNSVYKYIECKVDSYDEIERRISTRKNLPTQISQTTRDRFNNSLDKSVKPIDTDTIVVNSTLDKNYNIDIILNYINKK is encoded by the coding sequence ATGTTCTTATTGCAAATGGCAGGTTTTCCTGGTAGTGGAAAATCAACAATGGCACAGCTGATAGCAAAGCATACTAATTCTATAGTAATTGATAGAGATGTAATCAAGAGCCCTATGTTAAATGCAGGCATTAAAGATCAATTACTTGCTGATGCTTCATATTTAGTAACATTTGATCTTGCAGCATATTATTTAAGTAAAGGAATTAGTGTAATTATTGATACTCCTTGTTATTACCAGGAAACTGTTGACAAAGGATTAGAATTATGCAAGGAGTATAATTCAGTTTATAAATATATCGAATGTAAAGTAGATAGTTATGACGAGATAGAAAGAAGGATTAGTACTCGTAAAAACTTACCAACTCAAATTAGCCAAACAACAAGAGATAGGTTTAATAATTCACTTGATAAATCAGTAAAGCCAATAGATACTGATACTATAGTAGTTAATAGTACATTGGATAAAAATTATAATATAGATATTATTTTAAATTATATTAATAAAAAATAG
- a CDS encoding nitroreductase family protein translates to MDVIETIYRRRSIRNFLDKQVERDTIITLLKAATAAPTAANCQPWEFIVIDEAEKLSELKDKFIFARYNAPVAIVVCGNMKLAFKGPGQEMWVQDCSAAIENILISATSLGLGSVWIGVYPIESNVKPVKKMLNIPEHVTPLGIVYVGYPAEEKEARTRFNEKRVYWQEYEPSRKHKAKNNPVTGHY, encoded by the coding sequence GTGGATGTAATCGAAACGATATATAGAAGAAGAAGTATAAGGAATTTTTTAGATAAGCAAGTTGAAAGAGATACTATTATAACTTTGTTGAAGGCTGCTACAGCGGCACCAACGGCAGCAAATTGTCAACCGTGGGAGTTTATTGTTATTGATGAAGCCGAAAAACTTTCTGAACTGAAAGATAAGTTTATCTTTGCGAGATACAACGCTCCTGTTGCTATTGTTGTGTGTGGGAATATGAAATTAGCTTTTAAAGGTCCAGGACAAGAAATGTGGGTCCAAGATTGCAGTGCAGCAATAGAGAATATTTTAATTTCTGCAACAAGTTTAGGGCTTGGCTCAGTTTGGATAGGTGTATACCCTATTGAAAGTAATGTAAAACCAGTTAAAAAAATGCTCAACATACCTGAGCATGTTACTCCTCTTGGTATTGTATATGTAGGGTATCCGGCGGAAGAAAAAGAAGCGAGAACACGATTTAATGAAAAAAGAGTATATTGGCAGGAGTATGAACCTAGTCGTAAGCATAAGGCAAAGAATAATCCTGTTACGGGACACTACTAA
- a CDS encoding DUF692 family multinuclear iron-containing protein, whose amino-acid sequence MKKYTLAANYSKELFELIREDIDIVDAVKVSEFSSLDYLNDYSELRKIKPVFIHGLVQTINPGELNFGKNFNLEILQNTLALTDTKYISFHLQCIINYGQQIDKDSFLVNFINDLSYIRDAIRLPIHLENIHFYFPCEGKDNNAAFVCQPSFIEETLVRSNSKFLLDIAHAQIAAWHLNIHPIEYINSLPLHLVEEVHVTGPIMVENELRDKHHEIAEEGYSLLEHVLKESNVKTVTLEYGGIGKIFENRSDKETLKRQLLRLRKILK is encoded by the coding sequence GTGAAAAAATATACTTTGGCTGCCAATTATTCAAAAGAGCTTTTTGAACTTATTAGAGAGGACATAGATATAGTGGATGCTGTAAAAGTTTCAGAATTTAGTAGCTTAGATTACCTAAATGACTATAGTGAGTTAAGAAAAATCAAACCTGTATTTATACATGGGTTAGTGCAAACAATTAATCCTGGTGAGTTGAACTTTGGCAAAAATTTCAATTTAGAAATTCTACAAAATACACTTGCTTTAACTGATACAAAATACATTTCATTTCATCTTCAATGCATTATAAATTATGGGCAACAAATAGATAAAGATAGTTTTTTAGTAAATTTTATTAATGATTTATCTTATATAAGAGATGCAATAAGATTACCCATACATTTAGAAAATATTCATTTCTACTTTCCATGCGAAGGAAAGGATAATAATGCAGCATTTGTGTGCCAACCGAGTTTTATAGAAGAAACACTTGTGAGAAGCAACTCGAAATTTTTGTTGGATATAGCACATGCTCAAATTGCAGCTTGGCATCTAAATATACATCCAATAGAGTATATAAACAGCTTACCATTACATCTTGTAGAAGAGGTTCATGTAACAGGTCCGATAATGGTAGAAAACGAGTTAAGAGACAAACACCATGAAATAGCTGAAGAAGGCTACTCGCTTTTGGAACATGTACTAAAGGAATCAAATGTAAAAACTGTTACTTTAGAGTACGGTGGTATAGGTAAAATCTTTGAAAATAGATCAGATAAAGAAACTCTAAAAAGGCAGTTGTTAAGATTAAGAAAAATATTAAAGTAA
- a CDS encoding GNAT family N-acetyltransferase → MIKKVASIDINDAGLVYSKAWQASHRGIVSDDFLALHTPQRQGTVILQDMDKGNDIYIYYKDQLPIGILNISISNNEIVSLYFVPEFWGKGDAQRLLEFGIQQLNQDNQIFLIVMNLNARARRFYEKHGFVFSGEEKLVSTEKGISELRYIYI, encoded by the coding sequence ATGATAAAAAAAGTTGCATCAATAGATATAAATGATGCTGGTCTTGTGTATTCAAAAGCATGGCAAGCTTCTCATAGAGGTATTGTATCCGATGATTTTCTTGCTCTACATACACCACAAAGGCAAGGGACAGTTATTTTACAAGATATGGATAAGGGTAATGATATTTATATTTATTATAAGGATCAATTGCCTATTGGCATATTAAATATATCTATATCTAATAATGAAATAGTCTCTCTTTACTTTGTTCCTGAGTTCTGGGGGAAAGGAGATGCACAACGATTACTTGAATTTGGTATACAACAACTCAATCAAGATAATCAAATATTTCTTATTGTTATGAATTTAAATGCAAGAGCTCGCAGATTTTATGAAAAGCATGGATTTGTGTTTAGTGGAGAAGAGAAGTTAGTATCAACAGAAAAAGGAATTAGTGAACTGAGATATATTTATATTTAG
- a CDS encoding aminoglycoside 6-adenylyltransferase, whose protein sequence is MRKEKEMYDLILNVAKQDDRIRAVYMNGSRTNSNVPKDIFQDYDIVYVVSETKPFYEDESWIDCFGERLYMQMPEKMDSLRGLDCNFNDVYCWLIQFADGNRLDLHVVSIPFALSNVLSDKLCMILLDKDKILPTIPESTDEDYHVKKPLENDYICDCNNFWWCLNNVAKGLWRDEIPYVMDMINYHIRPHLVNMLSWKIGIETNYSCSIGKSGKYMNHFLSKGMWQRFLKTYPEGSIDHIWDATLIMCDLFDEVAKEVAEKLGYCYNQEEADSSRSFLEHVRKLPKDANEIY, encoded by the coding sequence ATGAGAAAAGAAAAAGAAATGTACGATTTAATCCTAAATGTTGCAAAACAGGATGATCGTATAAGAGCAGTTTACATGAATGGTTCAAGAACTAATTCTAATGTTCCTAAAGATATTTTCCAGGATTATGATATTGTATATGTTGTATCTGAAACAAAACCTTTTTATGAGGATGAATCATGGATTGATTGCTTTGGAGAGCGATTATATATGCAGATGCCAGAAAAAATGGATTCCTTAAGAGGTCTAGATTGCAATTTTAATGATGTATACTGTTGGCTGATTCAATTTGCAGATGGAAACAGACTTGACTTGCATGTAGTTTCAATACCTTTTGCATTGAGCAATGTTTTATCAGATAAGCTATGTATGATTTTACTGGATAAAGACAAGATTCTACCTACAATTCCAGAATCTACAGATGAGGATTACCATGTAAAAAAACCATTAGAAAATGACTACATATGCGATTGTAATAATTTTTGGTGGTGTCTCAATAATGTAGCTAAAGGTCTATGGAGAGATGAAATTCCATATGTAATGGATATGATTAACTACCATATAAGACCGCATTTAGTGAATATGCTTTCTTGGAAGATAGGAATTGAAACAAACTACTCCTGCAGCATAGGAAAATCCGGAAAATATATGAATCATTTTCTTTCAAAAGGAATGTGGCAGCGTTTCCTAAAAACTTATCCAGAAGGAAGTATAGATCATATTTGGGATGCAACATTAATAATGTGTGATTTATTTGATGAAGTGGCAAAGGAAGTAGCTGAGAAGTTGGGATATTGCTATAATCAAGAAGAAGCAGACTCAAGCAGAAGTTTTCTAGAACATGTTCGCAAGCTGCCTAAAGATGCTAATGAAATATACTAA
- a CDS encoding YdcF family protein, with translation MYIPKYPEVPDLTDNQIEEITEITFGEEEGLNSSDVIFVFGSTHPPTYQNAFEAYNKGLGKEIIISGGSSGSKDKHKDWIYGDKAEARVIYEKLASLGVPEQKMFLEEKSKNSRENILFAKEIYDFSKVNSLIFISKNYAAGRQCRTLKKYLPKAIKISSYTYNTYFDDGSTFNRHDWMKHERSKSLVFGEYLRIVYYGKRGDIEELNYIDQGLKEYIELTFIG, from the coding sequence ATGTATATTCCAAAATATCCTGAAGTGCCTGACTTAACAGATAATCAAATAGAAGAAATAACGGAAATTACATTTGGTGAAGAAGAAGGTTTGAATAGTAGTGATGTAATCTTTGTTTTTGGAAGTACACATCCTCCAACATATCAAAATGCATTTGAAGCATATAATAAGGGATTAGGTAAGGAAATTATCATTTCTGGTGGTTCATCTGGATCAAAGGATAAACATAAGGATTGGATCTATGGCGACAAAGCAGAAGCACGAGTCATTTATGAGAAACTAGCTTCCCTAGGAGTACCTGAGCAAAAAATGTTTTTAGAAGAAAAATCAAAAAATAGCAGAGAAAACATATTATTTGCCAAAGAAATCTATGACTTCTCTAAAGTAAATAGTTTAATATTTATCTCTAAAAATTATGCTGCAGGAAGACAGTGTAGGACTCTAAAGAAATACTTACCTAAGGCTATAAAAATTAGTTCCTATACATATAACACATATTTTGATGATGGAAGTACATTTAATAGACATGATTGGATGAAACATGAAAGGAGCAAATCCTTAGTATTTGGAGAATATTTAAGGATCGTATATTATGGAAAAAGAGGCGATATTGAAGAACTTAATTATATTGACCAAGGATTAAAAGAATATATAGAATTGACTTTTATAGGTTAA
- a CDS encoding nucleotidyltransferase domain-containing protein translates to MKILDDLCSHLQEMEIDWHLCGGFAIDAYLGEITRKHKDLDITVSFDDMRECIQYLKSKGWIIDAPVGNQRLVSVEYALEHPDLYFDNLWCYKQGADFIKVNKSDGIFKYVEFLNREQKELDFIEVLFNKVENGVFYYQKNHNIMISTEQAFIKKGNISILAPEIILLYKSRNYNSADYKHDFDVVINRLEKERYDWFVNAMNIAYPDGHPWI, encoded by the coding sequence ATGAAGATATTAGATGATTTATGTAGTCATTTACAAGAAATGGAAATAGATTGGCATCTTTGTGGTGGGTTTGCTATAGATGCTTACTTAGGAGAAATAACAAGAAAACATAAGGATTTAGATATAACTGTTAGTTTTGATGATATGAGAGAATGTATTCAGTATCTGAAATCTAAAGGCTGGATAATAGATGCACCAGTTGGTAATCAAAGACTTGTATCAGTGGAGTATGCATTAGAACATCCAGACTTATATTTTGACAATCTGTGGTGTTACAAGCAAGGTGCTGACTTTATAAAAGTTAACAAAAGTGATGGTATATTTAAGTATGTGGAATTTCTTAACAGGGAACAAAAAGAATTAGATTTTATAGAAGTTTTATTCAATAAAGTAGAAAATGGAGTTTTTTATTATCAAAAAAATCATAATATCATGATTAGTACAGAGCAGGCCTTTATAAAGAAAGGTAATATTAGTATTCTTGCTCCAGAAATTATCTTGCTTTATAAGTCTAGAAATTATAATAGTGCTGACTATAAACATGACTTCGATGTAGTAATAAATAGGCTTGAAAAGGAAAGGTATGACTGGTTTGTTAATGCTATGAATATTGCGTATCCAGATGGGCATCCATGGATTTAA
- a CDS encoding GNAT family N-acetyltransferase, producing MITPILESKRIILRPLSVEDAENIYNSWTSDPEVARFMLWDVHKSIDDTIAWLRFEVENINSEHNFNWGFVLKETGELIGSGGIHYKEHLSCYELGYNIMKKYWGMGLTTEASKTILDFGINVLGQKKFFCRHANDNIGSQMVINKLGFKFYGDSNYASFSGEKQFQSKDYYLEIVK from the coding sequence ATGATAACCCCTATATTAGAAAGTAAAAGAATAATACTTCGCCCACTTTCTGTAGAAGATGCGGAGAATATTTATAATAGTTGGACATCAGATCCAGAAGTAGCAAGATTTATGTTATGGGATGTGCATAAATCCATTGATGATACTATTGCGTGGTTAAGGTTTGAAGTAGAGAATATTAATAGTGAACATAACTTTAATTGGGGATTTGTGCTAAAGGAAACAGGAGAATTAATTGGTTCAGGTGGCATACATTATAAAGAACATCTTAGTTGCTATGAACTTGGATATAATATTATGAAAAAATATTGGGGCATGGGACTAACTACAGAAGCATCAAAGACCATATTAGATTTTGGTATAAATGTTTTAGGTCAAAAGAAGTTTTTTTGTAGACATGCAAATGATAACATTGGCTCTCAAATGGTAATTAATAAGCTTGGATTTAAGTTCTATGGAGATAGTAATTATGCAAGCTTTAGTGGTGAAAAACAATTTCAAAGTAAGGATTATTATTTGGAAATAGTGAAGTAA
- a CDS encoding GNAT family N-acetyltransferase, producing MKTIDHLNRYVSNVDKFIDFYRDVLEYELIDRGIKANENNYAILKGNGHELFISEKDNCTIDTDQNFRHIGYFIENIDEHLEKLKIKGYMEVEEKIIVKPFSRQFYIKDPDGFEIDLIQWTDKDKFYNHLRDKNNEYIFESSRLGFRMWKESDRELFAKMNANKEVMRYFPKTLDSKESDDFIHRVQEHFKQYGYGLWSVEIKDTKEFIGFIGFLNATFEAEFTPCIEIGWRLDNKYWNNGYATEGAKSCLEYGFNNLNFNTIYSFTAEINQPSQNVMRKIGLKKVEEFMHPRVEDDSTLKPHVLYKIKK from the coding sequence ATGAAGACTATAGATCATTTAAATAGATATGTATCAAATGTAGATAAATTCATAGATTTTTATAGAGATGTTCTAGAATATGAACTAATAGATAGAGGGATAAAAGCAAATGAGAATAATTATGCAATTCTTAAGGGTAATGGGCATGAGCTATTTATATCAGAGAAAGATAATTGTACAATAGATACGGATCAAAATTTTAGACATATTGGCTATTTCATTGAAAATATAGACGAGCATCTTGAGAAACTAAAAATAAAGGGATATATGGAAGTGGAAGAGAAAATTATAGTTAAGCCATTTTCAAGGCAATTTTACATAAAAGATCCCGATGGGTTTGAGATAGATTTAATTCAGTGGACAGATAAAGATAAATTTTATAATCATCTCAGAGATAAGAATAATGAATATATATTTGAATCTTCTAGATTAGGATTTAGGATGTGGAAAGAATCTGATAGGGAGCTATTTGCTAAGATGAACGCTAATAAGGAGGTAATGAGATACTTTCCAAAAACTTTAGACTCTAAGGAGTCCGACGATTTTATCCATAGGGTACAAGAGCATTTTAAGCAATATGGATATGGATTATGGTCAGTAGAAATAAAAGATACTAAAGAATTTATAGGATTTATTGGTTTTTTAAATGCAACCTTTGAAGCTGAATTTACACCATGCATTGAGATTGGATGGAGATTAGATAATAAATATTGGAATAATGGTTATGCAACAGAAGGTGCTAAGTCATGTTTAGAATATGGGTTTAACAACCTGAATTTTAATACTATATATTCTTTTACAGCAGAAATAAATCAACCATCTCAAAATGTTATGAGGAAAATAGGCCTCAAAAAAGTTGAAGAATTTATGCATCCCAGAGTAGAAGATGATAGTACATTAAAACCTCATGTCTTGTATAAAATAAAAAAATGA
- a CDS encoding nucleotidyltransferase family protein, whose translation MNKTRYEHELMEIIFSNKWFMEVLRIVRDCNPPNWFVGGGVIRNIVWDKLHGYNKPTELKDIDVAIYDINNLSSERDKEFQEKLKEHLPRENWEVTNQAAVHLWYEEYFGYKVPPLNSCEDGISTWPEIATCIGVRLLKDDSLLIVAPYGLEDLFNLILRRNHKRITQDIFISRLKEKRICDKWPKVKVIYD comes from the coding sequence ATGAATAAGACTAGGTATGAACATGAACTTATGGAAATTATATTTTCAAACAAGTGGTTTATGGAAGTATTAAGGATAGTTAGAGATTGTAATCCTCCTAATTGGTTTGTTGGAGGAGGAGTTATAAGAAATATTGTATGGGACAAACTACATGGCTACAATAAACCTACAGAACTTAAGGACATAGATGTAGCTATTTATGATATAAACAATCTAAGTTCAGAAAGAGATAAAGAATTTCAAGAAAAACTCAAAGAACATTTACCAAGAGAAAATTGGGAAGTGACAAACCAAGCAGCAGTTCACCTATGGTATGAAGAATATTTTGGATATAAAGTACCACCACTTAATTCTTGTGAGGATGGGATATCCACTTGGCCTGAGATAGCAACATGTATAGGGGTTAGATTATTGAAAGACGATTCACTTCTTATAGTTGCCCCTTATGGACTAGAAGATTTATTTAACTTGATTTTAAGACGAAATCACAAGCGAATAACTCAAGACATATTTATCAGTAGACTTAAGGAAAAAAGAATATGTGATAAATGGCCCAAAGTTAAAGTAATCTATGATTGA